CGAATAGTAAACCTGCTGGGTGCCGTCGAATTCGATCGTGCCCAGGCGCGCGATGCCGCCGGCCTCCAGCGTGAGTCCGGTTTCTTCTTGAACTTCGCGGCGCAGTCCCACGATCGGGTCTTCACCTTTTTCGAGCCCGCCGCCGGGCGCGACATAGTACAGCTGGCCGCGTTTTTCGCGACGGATCAGGCAGATATGGGTCTCGTCGGCATTCAGAATCAGGCCGCGGACCGAGGTGCTTTTGGTGAATTTCCAAATCGACATCTGACCTTCGTATCGGCTAGGTTCAGCGACTGATGAAGCTCTTTTTCCTGACCGGCCCCGAATTTCCCGCGGGTCATCCCGACGACCAGAAGCTCTTTGACGCCGCGAAAGCCTTCGCCGATCCCGCGTGGCTCGATTGGCGCGCGCCGGCGGGTCCCGGTTACGGGGATGTCGTCCTCATCCGCACGCCTTGGGATTATCAAACTGATCCATACCGCTTCTTGCGCGTGCTCGAAAGTTTCGAAAAAGCGGGCGCGCGCCTCGCGAATCCCTACGCGACCGTGCAGTGGAACCTCGACAAGATCTATATGACCGAACTCGCGGAAGCGGGCGTCGACATCGTCCCGACCCACGCCTTCGCGCGACCGCTTCAGGAGCTGACGGAGTTCCGCGAAGCTGGGGTTCATGGCGAATGGATTTTGAAACCGCGCATCGGCGCGAGCGCGAGCGGCGTCCTGAAAGTGCGGGATGCAGAGCTTGACCGGATCATCAGCGCGGGATTCGCCGAAACTCCACGTATCGAGCACGTGAACGGGCAGCGCGGGGCGGGAAGTATCCAGGTGCCGCTTCAGGATTTGCTCTTGCAGCCGATGATCGAGAGTGTTCGCGAGCAGGGCGAGGTCTCGTTGATTTACTACCGGATCGACGGCGAAGCGGTGTTCAGTCACGCGAGCCTCAAGGTCCCGAAGGCCGGGGACTTCCGCGTGCAGGTCGATTGGGGCGGGACGGATGCGGCATATTCGCCCACGGGCGAACTGATCGCGACGGGCGCCGCTTGGCTCGCAGTCCTTGATAAGCCTTGGTTTTATGCGCGGGTGGATATTCTTGAGTACGCGGGCGCGCGCCCCTTACTGGGTGAGGTCGAACTGATCGAGCCGCAATTGTTCCACCGCTTCGGTGCGCGCAGTGAAGAGCTGTGCCTGCGCTCCCTGGGTTTCACGAAATAGTCTCTCAAACTGAGGCGTTCATCTTCTAGCTCGTGGGCAGTCGGCGCTAAGTCCTCGGGATCCAAGGTCTTCCCTCTATTTTCGCGTCGAATTCGTCCAGCGCCTCGACGTTTTCACAAGTCGCTAAGTCACCGAATCCCGCGTGAATCGGGTGAGCACGGCGTTTGCTCTATCTAGTCTTGCCCTCATCCATGTCCCAACATGGAGACCTCCAAGCCCAACCTTCACTCACGGATAGAGTGACAAAAGGACCGTAAGGTCCTTTTGTTTTTTTGCGCGTCGGCTTTTCAGGGAAGGCGTATCCGCCTTGGCAACCCGGGGTTCGGCACGCTAGATTTCCGCTCATGAAAATCTGTGTGTTCTGCGGCTCAAGAATGGGCCGTGATCAAGATCTGGTGCAAGAGACGGTGGAGCTCGGTCGATTCTTCGCGCGCGAAGGTTTCGAGCTTGTTTACGGTGGCGGTAAAGTCGGCCTGATGGGAAAAATCGCCGACGGCGTGCTCGAGGGCGGCGGGCGGGTGACCGGCATTATCCCGACTTTTCTTTCCACCGAAGAGGTCGCGCGCCATGACCTGACCACACTCGAGATGGTGCAGACGATGGAAGAGCGCAAACGCCGCATGTTCGAGATCTCGGACGCTTTCGTGACGCTGCCGGGAGGCTTCGGCTCGCTGGACGAACTTTTCGAAGCGGTGACCCTCACCCAGCTTCGCATCCACGAAAAGCCGAACCTCATCGTTTCGTACCGCGGTTACTACGACGACCTCGATCGCCAGCTTCAGCGCATGGAAACCGACGGCTTCATGACGTCCGAGACGCGGAGACTCTGCGAGTTTCTGTCGGACTTCGGCGCGCTGAAGGCGGCGTTGCTGGGGCTCCGGTCGTAAGGTACCATCTACCTTTTGTTTCGCGTTGGCGTCAAAAAACACAAAAACCACCCCTTGGGGTGGTTTCGTGCTTTCTGACGCGCAAGCGACACAAAAGGTAGATGGTACCTTACCTACTGCGCGCGGAAGACTTGCACGTTCAGGAGACCGCCGTTGGCGCGGATGCCGAACGGATCGTTTTCCGTGAGTGCCGCCGGGTTCAGCAGCATCAGCCACTGACCTTCGAGGTTTTTCTCGAAGCGAACGTAAGTGCCGGTCACTTTTTTGCCGTTCAGGAAAACCGCGATCTTGTTCAGATCTTCCGCGGCGTTCAGGACCACCGGCGAAGTCTGCAGGGAGTCGATGAGGCTTGCGTAAGCGAAGCTGACTTCGATTTTCGCGCCGCGGGCCGGAGCGTTCGTGAACACGATCTCGCCGTTCGCGATGCGGAAGCCCGAGGTGACGACGGCGCCGTTGATTTTCACGACGAGTGAAGAGAGGTCGATGTCTTTATCCGACAGCTTCCACTTCTTTTTGTACTCGGCGCGACCGGTCGGGAGATTCGAGGTCGAACCCGTGATGCGCACCGTTTCCGTCGTGCCATTCACCAAGGTGACCGTGAACGTGCGCTGATTCAGTGGCAGGGCGGGATTCAGGCCCGGCACGTCGTCAGACACGTACTCCAAAGCGTAAGTCGTTTGCACGCGCAGCATGATGCGATTCAAGATGGTGTTGAGCGTGATGTTGCCGTTCACGAGATCCATGTAAGGGAAGTGCTCGCCGTTCGAAGCGGGGATGATTCCCAGATTCGTACCGAAGTTGCGCTCGTAGCCGGCGCGCGAAGGGGTCGCCGCGAAGAGGTTGACTTGCGAGCGGGCCAGCGAAGCCAAAACGTTGGTGTAGACGGGAGCGTTCGCGCCCAAAGCACCGGGATTTTGCGGACCGTACAAGAAGCCCGCGTCGGTCAGCAGGATGCCGAAGCGCTGCGAACCTTGCGCCCAAGGAGCGCTCTCGACGTCGATGACGGCTTGCAAAGGATTTTCGTCGAGGTCACGGCCACCGGGATCGGCCGCACCGCAACCGGCCGACAGGCCGTTCACTTCCGAGATCAGCTCGTCGACCTGAGCTTGCGTTTCGGGTTTCGAAGGATCGTTATCGTAGAAGCGATCGCACTTACGAACCGTGTAATCACCGAAAGTCGAAAGGCACATACGGGTGTGGTAGCCCGCCGCGCGCGACGAGTTGATGAAGTTGATCACGCGGGTTTTCGCCGACGCGATGGTGGGATTCATCGAACAAGTGACGTCGATCAGGAAGGCGATATCGACCGTGCGACGGCTCGACTGGGGATTCGAAGTCATATTGAAAGCGGGGACGGTCACGCCGTTCTCTTTCAAGACGATTTCGCTCGAGTTCAGGTTGTTCAGGTACTCACCGCCCGAGGTGACCGCTTGGAACGTCACGGTGGTGCGGTTCGAATCCAGGCTGTCCTGGTTGAACGAAGCGGCCGACGAGCCGAGTTTCATCTGCGCCGAGTGGATTTGCACCAGCTCCGGGGGGTTGATGATGACGGGTTCTCCCGGCTCGTCCACCAGCTTTTGACCTTCCGGTTCGACCGGGGCGAAATCATACTTCGCGCAAGCCGCCAGACCCAGGAACATGATCACAGACAAACCTTTAACACCCAACTTCAGGCACATACGGCCCTCCCACGAACCGAGTTACAGCAAAGGTCTTGCCAACCGCGAAAGTTCGGAACTCCGTTTGTGTTTCTAAGAGCTTGCGCGTGAAATCGTGATTTTCGAAAGTTTTGTTTTTCGTCGCGCTTGTCGACGCGACGAGACCTTTCTCAGAGGAGAAACCCGTTTTTCACCGACGTGGGTCGGGTGAATACGATGACGACATTTCCTCGCGAATTTCCCTTCTCGGGACTTTCGCAACGCGTGCTCTGAGTTCGACAGTAATTCCGAAACTGGACCTCGCAAGGCGCATGCGTGACATATCCGTGAATGATCGCGAGGAGTTCTCGCGTCGGAAGCGCGTCGCGCGCGATGGATTTTTCCGCGCGTCGCGCGCCATTAGGGGTTGAGTCGCGCAATGAAACAACTTAAAGTCCTGGAGAGTTTGCGAAAGTCGCGACTTTCGTCAAAGTCCAACGCAATTTTCATATCCTTGAAGGCGGTGAAGCCATGGATCTTGGCCTTTTCCCACGCAAAAACTCCCGCATCGCTGCACCCGTGCGTCGGTTCGCGACCTTGCTGCTGAGTTTCGGTCTCCTGGGAAGCGTTCCCGCGCGTGCGGATTTGGGATTGACCTGGGATTTGGGCGCGTCGACCGGTAGCTACAACAACGTCGGCTACTCCGAGGTCAACCTCGGGGTGAATTGGTCCTTCACCGACTATCTGATTTGGCGTAACTCGGTCTTTAGCCGCTTCCCCTCGACGGGGGATGGAGTCCAAGGATTGGATACGTCTTTGCGGCTGCACCATTCCGTGACGAGCGATAACGGCACCTTCGGCCTCGGTTTCTTCGGCGGCCCGGGATACCGTTTCGCGTCGGCGTCGTACTCGGCGGCCTTCGCCGAAGCGGGCCTGCTCGTGAAGCTCGGCGGGCTGCAGCTCGGCGGCGGCGTGAAAGCCTTCCGTTATTCCAACCCCGGCACCACCACGACCGGTGCCGCCCTTCCTCCCGACGATGTGACCTACTTCATCATTCTTTCGGGAGGAGGCGCACTCTGACGAATGCCGACAATCGAAAGCTCGGTGTGGTCGCGCCGCTCTTGGCGGCGGTGCCGCTGGCGCTCGCCGCGTTTTTCGCGTGGCTGGTGCAGGGCGCTCCCGACGGGCTTTTTTACTCCAGCCTTCCCTGGGCGCCGTCCATCGGCTTGAACCTGTCATTTCGTATCGACGGGTTGAGCCAGCTTTTTTTGCTTTTGATTTTGGGCGTGGGTTTCGTGATTCAAAGTTTCGCCGCCGTCTACTTCCAAGGGAAGTTCGAGATGTGGCGGCGCTACCGCGGCCCCATGTTGCTCTTCACGCTGGCCATGGTGGGCGCGGTCACCTCGGACAACCTGCTGCTCCTTTTTATGTTCTGGGAGATGACGAGCCTGGCTTCGTTCTTCCTGATCGGTCTGGAGCGCGAGCGGGTCACCGCACGGCACGCGGCGCAGATGGCGCTCATCGTGACGGGGGCGGGGGGCTTGTGTCTGCTGGCGGGGGCGTTGATGCTTGGCCAGATGGCGGGGCATTTCGAGATTTCACGCCTGCTGGGTGAAGCGGCGAGTCTGCGCGATCATCCATGGCTGCCCGCCGTGTTCGCGCTGTTCGCGCTGGGAGCCTTGACGAAGTCCGCGCAGTTTCCGTTTCACTTTTGGCTCCCCAACGCCATGGCGGCGCCCGCGCCCGTGAGTGCTTATCTGCATTCCGCGACGATGGTGAAGCTCGGGATCTATCTGCTTTACCGCTTCTATCCCTTGTTCGGTTCGCTCGAGTGGTGGCCATGGGTGCTCATCGGCTCGGGCGGCATCACCTTCGTGTGGGGCGCGTGGGTGGCGCTGCATAAGACCGATTTGAAATCGCTTCTGGCCAATACGACGATCAGTGGTCTGGGGCTTCTGGTTTTGTGTCTGGGCGTCGGGACACCGGGCGCGCTGACGGCGGGGCTCGTGTTCCTGCTCGCGCACGCTCTCTACAAGGCGCCGATGTTTCTGCTGACCGGCGTGATCGAGAAAAAAGTCGGGACCCGCGATCTGCGCGAACTCACCGGTCTGGGCTGGAAGATTCCGGGACTGACGCTCGCGATGGCGCTCGCCGCGGGTTCGATGGCGGGGCTGCCGCCGGGAATCGGGTTCGTCGCGAAGGAACTGGCCATCGAGTTCGCGTTGACCGGCGACTACCTGATCATGGTGTTCGTTTTTTGGGGTTCGGTCTTCACGATCGCGACCGCGCTGCGCTTGGCGCACGCGCCGTTCTGGGGGCGCCCCGCCGCGAACATCGAACCGCGTGAAATCGTCGCGGGCTCGGCGTGGGGAATCACCGCCGCGCCGCTCGTTTTGACGATCGTGGGGCTCGCGGCGGGAATATTCGTGGCGGCCGCGGGCGCGGCGTTGATCGACCCAACGCTCTCGGCGATCGGTTCGCCGACCACTGAATCCGCATTGTCATTGTGGCACGGATTGAACTGGGCGCTCGGCCTTGGCATTTTCACGTGGATCGCGGGCGCGCTCGTTTACCGCTTTCATCCGATCATCGAGACTTTCGGTAGCCGCGCGTACTTCGACGGCGATTACGCCTACGAAGTCGTTTTGCGCGGAACTTTGCGCGCGGGCGCGACGCTCACCCGGCTTTTGCAGAACGGATCGCTGCAGTTTTACCTGATCGTCAACGTCTTCGCGATCATCGGGGCGGGCTACCTTGCGTACTGGACGGCCCCGGCGCTCAGTCTGGAGCTTCTGACCACGGAAGCGACGCACCCGCCAATCTACGACATCCAGCAAATCTGGGGCATCCTGCTTTGCTTTTTGATGATGGGGATGGCGGGCCTTTCGCTGACGACCCGCTACGCGTTGACCTCGGTGCTCGGCATGAGCGGCGTGGGCTTCGCGGTCGTCGTGTTTTTCGTTTTCTTCGGCGCGCCGGATCTGGCGCTCACCCAGTTCGCCGTCGAGTGCATCGGGCTTTTGATCCTCGTTTTGATTCTGCCGTCGATGCCGCCGTTCCGTCGCATGACCACGAGCGGGTTCCGTCGTTTCCAAACGATGCTGTCCGTGGGCGCGGGCTTCATGGTCTTCTTGGGCGTGTGGATCGGGCAGATCAAAGGCAACGCCTCGGGCCTTTCCGAGTATTTCGGCGCGCAGAGCTGGCTTGAGGCCAATGGCCGCAACGTCGTGAACGTGATTTTGGTCGACTTCCGCGGACTCGATACGATGGGCGAAATCACGGTGCTCGTCATCGCCGCGCTCGGGGTTGGGGTTTTGCTGCGTCGCCCGACTCAACCCGACGGTGAAAAGGGGAGCGAATGAGAACGTCCCTGATTCTCGCGAAAGTCGCGAAGCTGATCTTCTGGCCGCTCTTGGTTTTCAGTTTTATTTTGTACTGGCGGGGGCACAACGCGGAAGGCGGGGGCTTCATCGGGGGGCTCGTCGCCGCGGCCGCCTTCGGTGTGATCGGCTTCAGTTTCGGCGTGCATGAACTGCGTCGCCGTCTTTACTTTCATCCGGTGACCTATCTGACATTCGGTCTGGCCTGCGCTTACGGCGCGGGCGCACTGGGCTGGTGGGCGGGCTCGAACTTCTTGAAGTCGCTTTGGGTCGAGGTCCCCGTCATCGAGAAACTGGGCTCGACGGCGCTCTTTGATTTGGGCGTGTACGCGATCGTTCTCGGCATGGTCAGTTTGATCATCACCAATCTCATGAGCGACGGGGGCATCGAATGAACATCGCGGGGACGCCACTCCAGTTCGTCTTCGCCCTGACCGTGGGCTTTTTGTTCGCCGCGGGGCTGTGGCTGATGATGCGCAAAAACTTCGTCAAAATCGTCGTGGGGTTCACGCTTTTGGGACACGCGGTGAACTTGACGGTCTTTTCGAGCGGAGGGTTGGTCGCGACGAACGCGCCCCTGATCGCCGCCGGCGAGACGACACTCGCCACGGGATCGGCCGATCCACTGCCGCAAGCGCTCGTGCTGACCGCCATCGTGATCGGCTTCGCCGCGCAGATTTTTTTGATCGTGCTCATGCGGGGAGCGGCGGCCTTGATGGCGGCGCGACCGGATTCGGAAATCGGGGGTGACGAGTGATGCTGACCCCTTCCATGATTCTGATGATCCCCTTCGTGACGGCGGTACTGACCCTCGCGCTGGGGCGGTGGCCGCTTCTTCAACGGGCGACGAGTCTTCTGGGATCGCTCCTGGCTTTGGCCGCGGCGATCACGATTTTCTTACGCGTCGACGACGGTGAATTTCTGGTCGAGCAGATGGGGGCCTG
Above is a genomic segment from Pseudobdellovibrionaceae bacterium containing:
- a CDS encoding NUDIX domain-containing protein — encoded protein: MSIWKFTKSTSVRGLILNADETHICLIRREKRGQLYYVAPGGGLEKGEDPIVGLRREVQEETGLTLEAGGIARLGTIEFDGTQQVYYSARTQGQLIAPSGQEASLLWQKDNGLFHPEWIAFSALKDLPFVSPVVLKLLVAYPEQGWPHAEFHVREKERATRKLKVS
- a CDS encoding TIGR00730 family Rossman fold protein, whose translation is MKICVFCGSRMGRDQDLVQETVELGRFFAREGFELVYGGGKVGLMGKIADGVLEGGGRVTGIIPTFLSTEEVARHDLTTLEMVQTMEERKRRMFEISDAFVTLPGGFGSLDELFEAVTLTQLRIHEKPNLIVSYRGYYDDLDRQLQRMETDGFMTSETRRLCEFLSDFGALKAALLGLRS
- a CDS encoding VWA domain-containing protein; this translates as MCLKLGVKGLSVIMFLGLAACAKYDFAPVEPEGQKLVDEPGEPVIINPPELVQIHSAQMKLGSSAASFNQDSLDSNRTTVTFQAVTSGGEYLNNLNSSEIVLKENGVTVPAFNMTSNPQSSRRTVDIAFLIDVTCSMNPTIASAKTRVINFINSSRAAGYHTRMCLSTFGDYTVRKCDRFYDNDPSKPETQAQVDELISEVNGLSAGCGAADPGGRDLDENPLQAVIDVESAPWAQGSQRFGILLTDAGFLYGPQNPGALGANAPVYTNVLASLARSQVNLFAATPSRAGYERNFGTNLGIIPASNGEHFPYMDLVNGNITLNTILNRIMLRVQTTYALEYVSDDVPGLNPALPLNQRTFTVTLVNGTTETVRITGSTSNLPTGRAEYKKKWKLSDKDIDLSSLVVKINGAVVTSGFRIANGEIVFTNAPARGAKIEVSFAYASLIDSLQTSPVVLNAAEDLNKIAVFLNGKKVTGTYVRFEKNLEGQWLMLLNPAALTENDPFGIRANGGLLNVQVFRAQ
- a CDS encoding DUF4040 domain-containing protein, producing MVAPLLAAVPLALAAFFAWLVQGAPDGLFYSSLPWAPSIGLNLSFRIDGLSQLFLLLILGVGFVIQSFAAVYFQGKFEMWRRYRGPMLLFTLAMVGAVTSDNLLLLFMFWEMTSLASFFLIGLERERVTARHAAQMALIVTGAGGLCLLAGALMLGQMAGHFEISRLLGEAASLRDHPWLPAVFALFALGALTKSAQFPFHFWLPNAMAAPAPVSAYLHSATMVKLGIYLLYRFYPLFGSLEWWPWVLIGSGGITFVWGAWVALHKTDLKSLLANTTISGLGLLVLCLGVGTPGALTAGLVFLLAHALYKAPMFLLTGVIEKKVGTRDLRELTGLGWKIPGLTLAMALAAGSMAGLPPGIGFVAKELAIEFALTGDYLIMVFVFWGSVFTIATALRLAHAPFWGRPAANIEPREIVAGSAWGITAAPLVLTIVGLAAGIFVAAAGAALIDPTLSAIGSPTTESALSLWHGLNWALGLGIFTWIAGALVYRFHPIIETFGSRAYFDGDYAYEVVLRGTLRAGATLTRLLQNGSLQFYLIVNVFAIIGAGYLAYWTAPALSLELLTTEATHPPIYDIQQIWGILLCFLMMGMAGLSLTTRYALTSVLGMSGVGFAVVVFFVFFGAPDLALTQFAVECIGLLILVLILPSMPPFRRMTTSGFRRFQTMLSVGAGFMVFLGVWIGQIKGNASGLSEYFGAQSWLEANGRNVVNVILVDFRGLDTMGEITVLVIAALGVGVLLRRPTQPDGEKGSE
- a CDS encoding NADH-quinone oxidoreductase subunit K; amino-acid sequence: MNIAGTPLQFVFALTVGFLFAAGLWLMMRKNFVKIVVGFTLLGHAVNLTVFSSGGLVATNAPLIAAGETTLATGSADPLPQALVLTAIVIGFAAQIFLIVLMRGAAALMAARPDSEIGGDE